In one window of Neisseria subflava DNA:
- a CDS encoding c-type cytochrome, whose amino-acid sequence MKRLTLLALVLAAGAVSAAPKADAEKGKQVATTICAACHAADGNSGIATYPKLAGQFAAYTYGQTMAIKDGTRTHGAAGVMKPMVMNLSEQDIRDAAAYYAKQQGKPGEANPKENPELGAKIYRGGLSAKKLPACMSCHGPSGAGIPGGGTEIQAYPRLGGQHKAYVVEQMKAYQSGQRKNAIMADIANRLSEEELNAVANFIQGLH is encoded by the coding sequence ATGAAACGATTGACTTTATTGGCCTTGGTATTGGCTGCCGGTGCGGTTTCCGCTGCCCCTAAAGCAGATGCTGAAAAAGGCAAACAGGTAGCGACTACTATCTGTGCGGCGTGTCACGCAGCCGATGGTAACAGCGGTATCGCAACTTATCCTAAACTGGCAGGTCAGTTCGCGGCCTACACCTACGGCCAAACCATGGCCATCAAAGACGGTACCCGTACCCACGGTGCTGCCGGTGTGATGAAACCGATGGTGATGAACTTGTCCGAACAAGACATCCGCGACGCTGCCGCCTACTACGCCAAACAACAAGGTAAACCGGGCGAAGCCAATCCTAAAGAAAACCCAGAGCTGGGCGCGAAAATCTATCGCGGCGGCCTGAGCGCTAAAAAACTGCCGGCATGTATGTCTTGCCACGGTCCTAGCGGCGCAGGTATCCCTGGCGGCGGTACTGAAATCCAAGCCTATCCTCGTCTGGGCGGCCAACACAAAGCTTACGTTGTCGAGCAAATGAAAGCTTACCAATCCGGCCAACGCAAAAACGCCATCATGGCCGATATTGCCAACCGCCTGAGCGAAGAAGAGTTGAACGCAGTAGCCAACTTCATCCAAGGTTTGCACTAA